The following proteins come from a genomic window of Lolium rigidum isolate FL_2022 chromosome 5, APGP_CSIRO_Lrig_0.1, whole genome shotgun sequence:
- the LOC124655000 gene encoding rRNA-processing protein FYV7-like — protein MKRPPPRDDAAAAGSSGGGGGGGGFKKGKGVWGGKKRNEQRLGGKGGALSLAAFANAKSRNTGYNPALIKKQKEFYRNAKLISKYKKSSKQQDQSNRPPSFPIREEAGDDAKDAPRPHDKMKKRTSQSLNVEYEKKRVEDEKAKKERDAIIQAKKEEREKSEAKRKELREKMFRRTRSGQPVMKYRIEHLLETAIGSSSK, from the exons ATGAAACGGCCACCACCACgcgacgacgcggcggcggcgggcagcagcgggggcggcggcggaggaggagggttcAAGAAGGGGAAGGGAGTGTGGGGCGGGAAAAAGCGGAACGAGCAGCGGCTGGGAGGCAAAGGCGGCGCGCTCTCCCTCGCGGCCTTCGCCAACGCCAAGTCCAGGAACACCGGCTACAACCCGGCACTCATCA AGAAGCAGAAAGAGTTCTACAGGAATGCTAAATTGATAAGCAAGTACAAAAAGTCAAGTAAGCAACAAGACCAGTCAAACCGTCCTCCATCTTTTCCTATCCGTGAG GAAGCAGGTGATGATGCAAAGGATGCGCCAAGGCCACATGACAAGATGAAGAAGCGCACTTCACAAAGCTTGAATGTAGAGTATGAGAAGAAACGTGTCGAAGATGAGAAGGCAAAGAAGGAGCGTGATGCGATAATCCAGGCAAAGAAGGAGGAGCGGGAGAAGTCCGAAGCGAAGCGAAAGGAGCTGAGGGAGAAGATGTTTAGGAGGACAAGATCTGGGCAGCCTGTTATGAAATACAGAATTGAGCATCTCTTGGAGACTGCAATAGGAAGCTCAAGCAAGTGA
- the LOC124656266 gene encoding G-type lectin S-receptor-like serine/threonine-protein kinase SD2-5 gives MVNPIIFLLAFATLHTVVAYPYTSTATPSNVWNSSNGAILGSGTALYSIYFGFNSMDGHAFTLSVFLRVSGPIWSANPDNPVSRDAILTFTKEGNLLLNEGDGTLVWSTDTKSNSAGMRLDFSGNLVLFDHNNSSLWQSFNHPTDTLVLGQSLCRGMNISVKPSNTKWPSARIYLSAVFEGLQYSYQPTGYSKLISDTASTTPNCYAFVNGSFGFPDQVFSLPPARSLQYMRLESDGHLRLYEVQHDNTVPQPLFDILSIAMKFCDYTMACGDYGVCSDGQCSCRSLSYFRPQNERHPNAGCTLLTTISCDHAHEHQLQPLNYVSYFSDSMFRSLATPSLSEEVCKQSCLTDCSCRVALYYGYSQNGYCMLLSEQKLISLAEVSSDKNLFSAYIKIQGKKTRNRRIRTIVGSITAGFSALAILFSIIMWKLCKKEEEPLFDSIPGTPKRFSFYELKEATSNFSVKLGSGGFGSVFKGKIGSETIAIKRLEGVAQGTEEFLAEVMTIGRMHHLNLVRLIGFCAEKSHRLLVYEYLCNGSLDKWIFHAPSAFTLSWKTRRNIITAIARGLSYLHEECKEKIAHLDIKPQNILLDDKFNAKLSDFGLSKMINRDQSTIMTRMRGTRGYLAPEWLGSKITEKADIYSFGIVVVEIICGRENLDESLPEESVHLISLLEEKAGSGQLLDLVDSGSNDMQFHMEEVMEAMRLAMWCLQVDSSRRPLMSTVAKVLEGVTSLEASPDYSFVPSFASNHTGAAGSSSSYVPLGSHLSGPR, from the coding sequence ATGGTGAATCCAATTATTTTCCTTCTTGCCTTCGCTACTCTACACACAGTTGTTGCCTACCCCTACACCTCCACTGCAACTCCCTCAAATGTCTGGAATTCTAGTAACGGTGCCATTCTGGGGAGTGGCACCGCCTTATACTCAATCTACTTTGGATTCAACAGCATGGACGGTCATGCGTTCACTCTCTCTGTCTTCCTCCGAGTGAGTGGCCCCATCTGGTCTGCCAACCCTGATAATCCTGTAAGCCGAGACGCCATCTTGACCTTCACCAAAGAAGGGAATCTGCTGCTCAACGAGGGTGATGGCACCCTGGTCTGGTCCACAGACACGAAGAGCAACTCAGCAGGCATGCGCCTAGATTTTTCGGGAAACCTTGTgttgtttgatcacaacaactcatctTTGTGGCAGTCATTCAATCACCCGACCGATACATTGGTCCTGGGGCAATCACTCTGTAGGGGCATGAACATAAGTGTAAAACCATCCAACACAAAATGGCCATCTGCTCGGATTTATCTTTCTGCAGTGTTTGAAGGGCTGCAGTATTCTTACCAACCAACAGGCTATTCGAAACTGATCAGTGACACTGCTAGCACGACACCAAATTGTTATGCATTTGTCAATGGCAGCTTCGGATTCCCAGATCAGGTCTTCTCACTGCCGCCAGCAAGATCATTGCAATATATGCGGTTAGAGTCCGATGGCCATTTGAGGCTTTACGAGGTTCAGCATGACAACACAGTCCCACAGCCATTGTTTGATATATTAAGCATAGCCATGAAATTCTGCGATTACACAATGGCCTGCGGTGATTATGGTGTTTGCAGCGATGGACAGTGTTCTTGCCGTAGTTTGAGCTATTTTAGGCCCCAAAATGAACGGCATCCAAATGCTGGGTGTACGCTCTTAACCACTATTTCCTGTGACCATGCACATGAACACCAGTTGCAACCACTCAACTATGTTTCTTACTTCAGTGATAGCATGTTCCGGTCATTGGCCACTCCAAGTCTATCAGAAGAGGTCTGCAAACAATCTTGCTTAACGGATTGCTCTTGCAGAGTTGCCTTATATTATGGTTACAGTCAGAATGGTTACTGCATGTTGTTATCAGAGCAGAAGCTAATTTCTCTTGCAGAAGTTTCATCGGACAAAAACCTTTTTTCAGCATACATCAAGATACAAGGCAAAAAGACAAGAAATAGGAGGATCAGAACTATAGTTGGCTCAATAACTGCAGGTTTCTCCGCACTTGCGATCTTATTCTCCATTATCATGTGGAAATTGTGTAAGAAAGAGGAAGAACCGCTCTTTGATAGCATACCTGGGACACCAAAGCGTTTCTCCTTTTACGAGTTGAAGGAAGCTACCAGCAACTTCTCTGTGAAGCTTGGGAGTGGTGGCTTTGGGTCAGTCTTCAAAGGCAAGATAGGAAGTGAAACAATCGCCATCAAACGTTTGGAGGGTGTTGCACAAGGAACTGAGGAGTTCTTAGCAGAGGTCATGACAATTGGCAGAATGCATCACCTCAATCTTGTCAGGTTGATAGGGTTTTGTGCTGAGAAATCTCACAGGCTTCTAGTCTATGAGTACCTTTGCAACGGTTCATTGGATAAATGGATATTTCATGCACCTTCTGCTTTCACTCTGTCTTGGAAAACTAGACGTAACATCATAACGGCCATTGCCAGGGGTTTGTCTTACCTCCATGAAGAATGCAAGGAAAAGATTGCCCACTTGGACATCAAGCCACAGAACATTCTCCTTGATGACAAGTTCAACGCAAAGCTCTCTGATTTTGGACTATCGAAAATGATAAATAGGGACCAGAGCACAATTATGACTCGAATGCGAGGCACTCGTGGATACTTAGCTCCCGAATGGCTGGGCTCAAAAATCACCGAGAAGGCTGACATCTACAGCTTTGGCATTGTGGTGGTGGAAATCATCTGTGGCCGAGAGAATTTGGACGAATCGCTGCCCGAGGAGAGCGTCCATCTCATAAGCCTGCTTGAAGAAAAGGCAGGGTCTGGTCAGCTGCTTGATTTAGTGGACAGTGGCAGCAATGATATGCAATTTCATATGGAGGAGGTGATGGAAGCGATGCGGCTTGCAATGTGGTGCTTGCAGGTTGATAGCAGCAGAAGGCCCTTGATGTCAACAGTCGCAAAGGTGCTGGAAGGTGTGACGAGCTTGGAGGCTTCACCTGACTACAGCTTTGTCCCTAGTTTTGCATCAAACCACACTGGTGCTGCAGGGTCAAGTTCTTCCTATGTACCATTGGGATCACATTTATCAGGGCCTAGATGA